The following proteins are encoded in a genomic region of Triticum dicoccoides isolate Atlit2015 ecotype Zavitan chromosome 1B, WEW_v2.0, whole genome shotgun sequence:
- the LOC119349816 gene encoding uncharacterized protein LOC119349816 isoform X2, giving the protein MLHMRRIGGTPNQSEGGWAEQPDGAAMGASGEHVTCICHCWRTLPALETAVLFRRALTNQSTYEVARWKGLFYLRGGKHDGRLCQAHCAEALDEAQNVPCRTAGRHGVRIAVS; this is encoded by the exons ATGCTGCACATGAGGAGGATTGGAGGAACACCCAATCAATCGGAGGGCGGGTGGGCTGAGCAGCCGGACGGCGCTGCCATGGGGGCAAGCGGTGAGCACGTGACATGTATCTGCCACTGCTGGCGAACGCTCCCGGCGCTGGAGACGGCCGTTCTTTTCCGCAG AGCTCTCACAAATCAGTCAACCTACGAAGTGGCCAGATGGAAGGGGCTATTCTACTTGAG GGGAGGAAAGCATGACGGCCGTCTTTGTCAGGCTCACTGTGCAGAAGCTCTTGATGAAGCACAAAACGTCCCATGTCGAACCGCGGGCCGACATGGTGTGAGAATTGCAGTTAGCTGA
- the LOC119349816 gene encoding uncharacterized protein LOC119349816 isoform X4, with product MLHMRRIGGTPNQSEGGWAEQPDGAAMGASGEHVTCICHCWRTLPALETAVLFRRALTNQSTYEVARWKGLFYLSLP from the exons ATGCTGCACATGAGGAGGATTGGAGGAACACCCAATCAATCGGAGGGCGGGTGGGCTGAGCAGCCGGACGGCGCTGCCATGGGGGCAAGCGGTGAGCACGTGACATGTATCTGCCACTGCTGGCGAACGCTCCCGGCGCTGGAGACGGCCGTTCTTTTCCGCAG AGCTCTCACAAATCAGTCAACCTACGAAGTGGCCAGATGGAAGGGGCTATTCTACTTGAG CTTACCTTGA
- the LOC119349816 gene encoding uncharacterized protein LOC119349816 isoform X3 has product MLHMRRIGGTPNQSEGGWAEQPDGAAMGASGEHVTCICHCWRTLPALETAVLFRRALTNQSTYEVARWKGLFYLRVILDKAHPFSKCIYRNICDFCLTME; this is encoded by the exons ATGCTGCACATGAGGAGGATTGGAGGAACACCCAATCAATCGGAGGGCGGGTGGGCTGAGCAGCCGGACGGCGCTGCCATGGGGGCAAGCGGTGAGCACGTGACATGTATCTGCCACTGCTGGCGAACGCTCCCGGCGCTGGAGACGGCCGTTCTTTTCCGCAG AGCTCTCACAAATCAGTCAACCTACGAAGTGGCCAGATGGAAGGGGCTATTCTACTTGAG GGTAATTCTGGACAAAGCTCATCCATTCAGTAAATGCATATATAGAAACATCTGTGACTTCTGCCTCACTATGGAATGA
- the LOC119349816 gene encoding uncharacterized protein LOC119349816 isoform X1, which produces MATLRPATADALVSPRSATTSPTRQGTAWTLGLGLPPLLGGSTSVATGNYVLSLMHVWLKPFYFLQSSHKSVNLRSGQMEGAILLELTLTGEESMTAVFVRLTVQKLLMKHKTSHVEPRADMV; this is translated from the exons ATGGCCACGTTGCGGCCAGCCACAGCGGACGCCCTCGTCTCTCCAAGGAGTGCCACAACGTCGCCGACGCGGCAGGGCACGGCCTGGACGCTCGGGCTTGGGCTACCCCCGCTCCTTGGCGGCTCCACCTCTGTCGCGACGGGCAACTATgttttgtctctaatgcatgtttGGCTAAAACCCTTCTATTTTTTGCAGAGCTCTCACAAATCAGTCAACCTACGAAGTGGCCAGATGGAAGGGGCTATTCTACTTGAG CTTACCTTGACAGGGGAGGAAAGCATGACGGCCGTCTTTGTCAGGCTCACTGTGCAGAAGCTCTTGATGAAGCACAAAACGTCCCATGTCGAACCGCGGGCCGACATGGTGTGA